In a genomic window of Rhopalosiphum maidis isolate BTI-1 chromosome 4, ASM367621v3, whole genome shotgun sequence:
- the LOC113559985 gene encoding uncharacterized protein LOC113559985 isoform X1, translating into MNNYSKPCNDKAEYFIEVEKDVYDPLLQRKMYSTSSNSHKRSYEGNDRTTVSSSINVVDRLRPVIANNISNISEPMMPTMPWPGIEKYFVCKGNRGNNFLVQCVLCRPSSKLLSVSKTSPSNLKRHIKKVHDNKNNDFENDLNERKQNLINKKRRFSLDTNQNKSSLQKSTLERCGSERSVTQQKLDDLLLKFIVNNTQPLSVVDNPSFLNLVRLGLPNDLKIMTSRTLISKIENLYLSMVDNIINTLSSVLYVSTTADCWTNGKNSYLGVTCHWINSKSFKRESISLACRRLEGHHTYDVIVKELHAIYTTYKIQNKIVSTATDNGSNCIEQYGTYFINNTQSDNENTFVDLFDILNSTFAIKQEADIFVQLPLHYRCVSYTLNLIANSDINKMINSNTGFKHLYSKILEKCSSMWYKQNISHSTNENIWETSGINFKTSNTTKWKCIYDVLLHLKNIINAPNGLDKINQILDCYEIQRFTPQEIQLINEYCNVMSPLADTLDFLQGEECMYMGYLLPSLYALEKKLKKFENGKLIYCEQLLQTIIESIKKRFEYIWKKKELILASCLIPKFKLIWLNRYDQYLAEANLKALFDSTANAKNEIPCADTTDSEFNITQDFFCLPSNKKPKSFSEDELQMYLNSPSNDISMLPYYPNVMKVFFEYNTPMPSSIHVKKLFSTGMSEMTVKRYDHCDELFEKLVLLKQNQITPDII; encoded by the exons ATGAACAATTATTCAAAGCCATGCAATGATAAAGCGGAATATTTTATCGAAGTCGAAAAAGACGTGTATGATCCATTAttacaaagaaaaatgtatagtacttCTTCAAATTCccataaaa gaTCCTATGAGGGCAACGACCGAACCACTGTTTCAAGCTCTATTAATGTTGTTGATCGACTTCGTCCTGTAATAGCTAATAACATAAGCAATATATCTGAGCCTA TGATGCCGACCATGCCCTGGCCAGGAATAGAAAAGTACTTTGTGTGTAAAGGCAATAGAGgaaataattttcttgtaCAATGTGTGTTATGCAGACCTTCGTCTAAATTACTCAGTGTATCAAAAACCTCACCTTCAAACCTCAAACGACACATCAAA AAGGTTCatgataacaaaaacaatgatttcgaaaatgatttaaacgaacgtaaacaaaatttaattaacaaaaaaagacGTTTTAGTTTAGATACTAACCAAAACAAAAGTTCCTTGCAAAAGTCGACTCTCGAACGTTGTGGGTCAGAGAGAAGTGTTACTCAGCAAAAATTAGACGATTTgctgttaaaatttattgttaataatacccAGCCATTGAGTGTGGTTGATAATCCATCATTTTTGAATCTGGTTAGATTAGGTTTaccaaatgatttaaaaattatgaccaGCAGaactttaatatcaaaaattgaaaatctttatttgtccatggtagataatataatcaatacattatcGTCAGTATTGTATGTATCCACAACAGCCGATTGTTGGACAAATGGAAAAAATAGTTATCTCGGTGTCACTTGCCACTGGATAAAttctaaaagtttcaagagGGAATCGATTTCATTAGCGTGCCGTCGTCTTGAAGGTCATCATACTTATGATGTTATTGTCAAGGAATTGCATGCAATTTACActacatataaaattcaaaataaaattgtttcaacAGCCACTGACAATGGTTCAAATTGTATTGAGCAATatggtacatattttattaataatacgcaATCGgataatgaaaatacatttgttgaCTTATTTGACATATTAAATTCTACTTTTGCTATTAAGCAAGAAGCCGACATATTTGTTCAGCTACCTCTTCACTATAGATGTGTTAGTTACACATTGAACCTTATCGCGAATTctgatatcaataaaatgataaattctaataccggttttaaacatttgtacagtaaaatacttgaaaaatgcTCATCAATGTGGTATAAGCAAAACATATCCCATTCaactaatgaaaatatttgggAAACTTcgggaattaattttaaaacatcaaataCAACTAAATGGAAATGCATATATgatgttttattacatttaaaaaatataataaatgcaccAAATGGATTAGACAAGATCAATCAGATATTGGACTGTTATGAAATACAACGGTTCACACCACAAGAGATTCAGCTCATAAATGAGTATTGTAATGTAATGTCTCCTTTAGCTGATACTTTAGACTTTTTACAAGGAGAAGAGTGTATGTACATGGGCTACTTACTACCAAGTCTTTAtgcattggaaaaaaaattgaaaaaatttgaaaacggaaaattaatttactgtgAACAACTTCTACAAACAATCATAGAGtccattaaaaaaagattcgaatacatttggaaaaaaaaagaattaatattaGCGTCATGtttaattccaaaatttaAACTCATTTGGCTTAATAGATATGATCAGTACTTAGCTGAGGCGAATTTGAAAGCCTTATTCGACAGTACAGCAAACgctaaaaatgaaataccaTGTGCGGATACTACTGACAGTGAATTTAACATAACCCAAGATTTCTTTTGTCTtccatcaaataaaaaaccaaaaagttTCTCTGAAGATGAGTTACAAATGTATCTGAACAGTCCATCTAATGATATCAGTATGTTACCGTATTACCCAAATGTCATGAAGGTTTTTTTTGAGTATAATACACCAATGCCCTCAAGTATTCacgttaaaaaattgttttctacaGGCATGTCCGAAATGACAGTTAAACGTTACGACCACTGCGACGAACTATTTGAAAAACTTGttcttttaaaacaaaatcaaatcacaccagatattatatga
- the LOC113549694 gene encoding uncharacterized protein LOC113549694: MKSCGLAVRAFFAFTFLFAVLHASGSSADTWYTASNATGRAMQPDNRCILHMDDIYRVNYCADRACPNWKCQDDSAIIHGTCCGCPNIFGDDVPVLCVKDLKCPRLMKDLCTNFNFMVLCCCSRNNNNHNNNVNYYNYNI; this comes from the exons ATGAAGTCCTGCGGGTTGGCTGTTCGCGCTTTTTTCGCATTCACTTTTCTCTTCGCCGTCCTCCACGCGTCCGGATCGTCCGCCGACACGTGGTACACTGCGTCCAACGCCACCGGCAGAGCCATGCAACCGGATAACCGATGCATTTTACACATGGATGATATATACAGAG taaatTACTGCGCGGACAGAGCCTGTCCGAACTGGAAGTGTCAAGACGATTCAGCAATAATACACGGGACGTGTTGCGGGTGTCCCAACATTTTTGGag atGATGTACCGGTATTGTGTGTAAAGGATTTAAAATGCCCACGTTTAATGAAGGACTTGTGCACTAATTTCAACTTTATGGTTTTATGTTGTTGTtcccgtaataataataatcataataataacgtaaattattataactacaatatctaa
- the LOC113559985 gene encoding uncharacterized protein LOC113559985 isoform X2 — protein MNNYSKPCNDKAEYFIEVEKDVYDPLLQRKMYSTSSNSHKRSYEGNDRTTVSSSINVVDRLRPVIANNISNISEPMMPTMPWPGIEKYFVCKGNRGNNFLVQCVLCRPSSKLLSVSKTSPSNLKRHIKVHDNKNNDFENDLNERKQNLINKKRRFSLDTNQNKSSLQKSTLERCGSERSVTQQKLDDLLLKFIVNNTQPLSVVDNPSFLNLVRLGLPNDLKIMTSRTLISKIENLYLSMVDNIINTLSSVLYVSTTADCWTNGKNSYLGVTCHWINSKSFKRESISLACRRLEGHHTYDVIVKELHAIYTTYKIQNKIVSTATDNGSNCIEQYGTYFINNTQSDNENTFVDLFDILNSTFAIKQEADIFVQLPLHYRCVSYTLNLIANSDINKMINSNTGFKHLYSKILEKCSSMWYKQNISHSTNENIWETSGINFKTSNTTKWKCIYDVLLHLKNIINAPNGLDKINQILDCYEIQRFTPQEIQLINEYCNVMSPLADTLDFLQGEECMYMGYLLPSLYALEKKLKKFENGKLIYCEQLLQTIIESIKKRFEYIWKKKELILASCLIPKFKLIWLNRYDQYLAEANLKALFDSTANAKNEIPCADTTDSEFNITQDFFCLPSNKKPKSFSEDELQMYLNSPSNDISMLPYYPNVMKVFFEYNTPMPSSIHVKKLFSTGMSEMTVKRYDHCDELFEKLVLLKQNQITPDII, from the exons ATGAACAATTATTCAAAGCCATGCAATGATAAAGCGGAATATTTTATCGAAGTCGAAAAAGACGTGTATGATCCATTAttacaaagaaaaatgtatagtacttCTTCAAATTCccataaaa gaTCCTATGAGGGCAACGACCGAACCACTGTTTCAAGCTCTATTAATGTTGTTGATCGACTTCGTCCTGTAATAGCTAATAACATAAGCAATATATCTGAGCCTA TGATGCCGACCATGCCCTGGCCAGGAATAGAAAAGTACTTTGTGTGTAAAGGCAATAGAGgaaataattttcttgtaCAATGTGTGTTATGCAGACCTTCGTCTAAATTACTCAGTGTATCAAAAACCTCACCTTCAAACCTCAAACGACACATCAAA GTTCatgataacaaaaacaatgatttcgaaaatgatttaaacgaacgtaaacaaaatttaattaacaaaaaaagacGTTTTAGTTTAGATACTAACCAAAACAAAAGTTCCTTGCAAAAGTCGACTCTCGAACGTTGTGGGTCAGAGAGAAGTGTTACTCAGCAAAAATTAGACGATTTgctgttaaaatttattgttaataatacccAGCCATTGAGTGTGGTTGATAATCCATCATTTTTGAATCTGGTTAGATTAGGTTTaccaaatgatttaaaaattatgaccaGCAGaactttaatatcaaaaattgaaaatctttatttgtccatggtagataatataatcaatacattatcGTCAGTATTGTATGTATCCACAACAGCCGATTGTTGGACAAATGGAAAAAATAGTTATCTCGGTGTCACTTGCCACTGGATAAAttctaaaagtttcaagagGGAATCGATTTCATTAGCGTGCCGTCGTCTTGAAGGTCATCATACTTATGATGTTATTGTCAAGGAATTGCATGCAATTTACActacatataaaattcaaaataaaattgtttcaacAGCCACTGACAATGGTTCAAATTGTATTGAGCAATatggtacatattttattaataatacgcaATCGgataatgaaaatacatttgttgaCTTATTTGACATATTAAATTCTACTTTTGCTATTAAGCAAGAAGCCGACATATTTGTTCAGCTACCTCTTCACTATAGATGTGTTAGTTACACATTGAACCTTATCGCGAATTctgatatcaataaaatgataaattctaataccggttttaaacatttgtacagtaaaatacttgaaaaatgcTCATCAATGTGGTATAAGCAAAACATATCCCATTCaactaatgaaaatatttgggAAACTTcgggaattaattttaaaacatcaaataCAACTAAATGGAAATGCATATATgatgttttattacatttaaaaaatataataaatgcaccAAATGGATTAGACAAGATCAATCAGATATTGGACTGTTATGAAATACAACGGTTCACACCACAAGAGATTCAGCTCATAAATGAGTATTGTAATGTAATGTCTCCTTTAGCTGATACTTTAGACTTTTTACAAGGAGAAGAGTGTATGTACATGGGCTACTTACTACCAAGTCTTTAtgcattggaaaaaaaattgaaaaaatttgaaaacggaaaattaatttactgtgAACAACTTCTACAAACAATCATAGAGtccattaaaaaaagattcgaatacatttggaaaaaaaaagaattaatattaGCGTCATGtttaattccaaaatttaAACTCATTTGGCTTAATAGATATGATCAGTACTTAGCTGAGGCGAATTTGAAAGCCTTATTCGACAGTACAGCAAACgctaaaaatgaaataccaTGTGCGGATACTACTGACAGTGAATTTAACATAACCCAAGATTTCTTTTGTCTtccatcaaataaaaaaccaaaaagttTCTCTGAAGATGAGTTACAAATGTATCTGAACAGTCCATCTAATGATATCAGTATGTTACCGTATTACCCAAATGTCATGAAGGTTTTTTTTGAGTATAATACACCAATGCCCTCAAGTATTCacgttaaaaaattgttttctacaGGCATGTCCGAAATGACAGTTAAACGTTACGACCACTGCGACGAACTATTTGAAAAACTTGttcttttaaaacaaaatcaaatcacaccagatattatatga